A single region of the Gammaproteobacteria bacterium genome encodes:
- the greA gene encoding transcription elongation factor GreA, whose product MSTIPMTSHGAERLRQELQRLKSEDRPRIIQAIAEARAHGDLKENAEYHAAKEQQGFVEGRISDLESQLSMAQVIDVSKLKVQDRVVFGATVDLEDVGSAQKVTYQIVGDLEADIQQHRISVSSPISRALIGKEVGDVVTVRAPGGDREYEILAVRYE is encoded by the coding sequence ATGAGCACGATCCCTATGACTTCGCATGGCGCGGAGCGTCTGCGCCAGGAATTACAGCGGCTGAAGAGTGAAGATCGGCCACGGATTATCCAGGCGATTGCTGAGGCGCGAGCGCACGGTGATCTGAAAGAAAACGCCGAATATCATGCCGCCAAGGAGCAGCAAGGCTTTGTCGAGGGGCGCATTTCGGATCTGGAATCACAGCTTTCTATGGCCCAGGTGATCGATGTCAGCAAGCTTAAGGTTCAGGATAGGGTGGTGTTCGGCGCCACGGTCGATCTTGAGGATGTTGGATCTGCACAAAAGGTCACTTACCAAATCGTGGGTGATCTCGAAGCGGATATTCAGCAGCATCGTATCTCGGTCAGCTCGCCGATTTCACGCGCGTTGATTGGCAAGGAAGTGGGTGATGTGGTCACTGTGCGCGCACCGGGCGGTGATCGCGAATACGAAATCCTCGCCGTTCGTTACGAATAA
- the grpE gene encoding nucleotide exchange factor GrpE — MTDYQKETKEVQAEDAILDDAEVNAGGDEAKPTYEQLLLTLQDAQAKADEHWNQLLFTKAEMENTRRRIEREADNARKYALEKFVNELLPVKDGLDLGFAAAGEPGADLAQVREGLALTMNMMGIALEKFGVKEINPQGEKFNPERHQAMSMQIVPNAAPNTVVAVYQKGYTLNDRLVRPAMVVVAGPGSGVQAGTEPPATSPFDEMA; from the coding sequence ATGACTGATTATCAAAAGGAAACAAAAGAAGTGCAGGCCGAAGATGCTATTCTAGACGATGCCGAAGTCAATGCCGGGGGAGATGAAGCCAAGCCCACTTATGAGCAATTGTTGCTGACATTACAGGATGCCCAGGCCAAGGCGGATGAGCACTGGAACCAATTGCTGTTTACCAAGGCAGAGATGGAGAACACTCGCCGCCGCATCGAGCGCGAAGCGGACAATGCCCGAAAATATGCCCTTGAAAAGTTCGTCAATGAACTGTTGCCGGTCAAGGACGGTCTGGATCTAGGTTTTGCCGCGGCGGGTGAGCCAGGCGCCGATCTGGCCCAAGTCCGCGAAGGTTTGGCGCTGACCATGAACATGATGGGGATCGCGCTGGAAAAATTCGGTGTCAAAGAAATCAATCCCCAGGGGGAAAAGTTTAATCCAGAGCGGCATCAGGCGATGTCGATGCAGATCGTGCCCAATGCGGCCCCCAACACGGTGGTGGCGGTATACCAGAAGGGTTACACCCTCAACGATCGCTTGGTACGGCCAGCGATGGTGGTCGTGGCAGGCCCCGGATCGGGTGTGCAGGCGGGAACAGAACCGCCGGCCACATCCCCGTTCGATGAAATGGCTTGA
- the carA gene encoding glutamine-hydrolyzing carbamoyl-phosphate synthase small subunit → MKHTALLVLEDGTAFYGDSIGATGQTVGEVVFNTSITGYQEILTDPSYCRQIVTLTYPHIGNTGANEEDEEASSVAASGLVIRDLPLRPSSWRSRESLDAYLRRRNVVGIAGIDTRKLTRILREKGAQNGCIVAGDKLDADAALQTARAFPGLKGMDLAKVVTTSRPYDWAQGSWTLEGGLPPAVKNSAYHVVAYDYGVKRNILRMLVDRGCRLTVVPAQTSADEVLKLKPDGVFLSNGPGDPEPCDYAITAIQQFLKTGIPVFGICLGHQLLGLASGAKTVKMKFGHHGGNHPVIDIDSKQVMITSQNHGFAVEESTLPKTLRATHRSLFDGSLQGLERTDVPAFSFQGHPEASPGPHDAAGLFDHFIELMQSANERK, encoded by the coding sequence TTGAAGCATACAGCCCTACTGGTCTTGGAAGACGGCACCGCTTTTTATGGCGACTCCATCGGTGCAACGGGGCAAACCGTGGGCGAGGTCGTGTTCAACACCTCGATCACCGGTTATCAGGAAATTTTGACTGACCCCTCGTATTGCCGCCAGATCGTCACCCTGACCTATCCCCATATCGGCAATACCGGCGCCAACGAAGAAGATGAAGAGGCTTCGAGCGTGGCCGCCAGCGGTTTGGTGATCCGCGATTTGCCGTTGCGTCCCTCCAGCTGGCGCAGCCGGGAATCTCTGGACGCCTATTTGCGTCGCCGCAACGTGGTGGGCATCGCCGGGATAGACACCCGCAAGCTGACCCGTATCCTGCGGGAGAAGGGCGCCCAAAACGGTTGCATCGTCGCCGGTGACAAACTCGACGCAGACGCCGCGCTGCAGACTGCCCGTGCCTTTCCCGGTTTGAAGGGCATGGATCTGGCCAAGGTTGTCACCACGAGTCGTCCTTACGACTGGGCGCAAGGCAGTTGGACGCTGGAAGGTGGCCTGCCGCCTGCAGTGAAAAATTCGGCTTATCACGTGGTCGCCTATGATTATGGCGTCAAGCGCAATATATTGCGGATGCTGGTGGATCGCGGCTGCCGCCTGACGGTGGTTCCAGCGCAGACCAGCGCCGACGAAGTATTGAAGCTCAAGCCGGACGGTGTGTTTCTCTCCAATGGTCCGGGTGATCCGGAACCTTGTGATTATGCGATCACGGCGATTCAGCAGTTTTTGAAAACCGGCATTCCGGTATTCGGCATCTGTCTCGGTCATCAATTGCTGGGGCTGGCGAGCGGTGCCAAGACGGTGAAGATGAAATTTGGTCATCACGGCGGCAATCACCCGGTGATCGATATCGACAGCAAACAGGTGATGATCACCAGTCAGAATCACGGCTTCGCGGTTGAAGAGTCGACATTGCCGAAGACGCTGCGTGCCACTCATCGTTCCTTGTTTGATGGTTCTCTCCAGGGACTTGAGCGTACCGATGTTCCGGCCTTCAGCTTTCAGGGGCATCCCGAAGCGAGCCCTGGTCCACACGATGCAGCAGGATTATTCGATCATTTTATTGAACTGATGCAGTCCGCGAATGAACGCAAATAA
- the dnaK gene encoding molecular chaperone DnaK, translating to MAKIIGIDLGTTNSCVAIMEGGKPRVIENAEGDRTTPSIVAYADDGEVLVGQSAKRQAVTNPKNTLYAIKRLIGRRFTDAEVQKDIKMVPYAIVKADNGDAWVDVNGRKMAPPEISARVLMKMKKTAEDYLGEPVTEAVITVPAYFNDSQRQATKDAGRIAGLEVKRIINEPTAAALAFGMDKSGGDRKIAVYDLGGGTFDISIIEIADVGGEQQFEVLSTNGDTFLGGEDFDMRLIDYLADEFKKEQGIDLRGDPLAMQRLKEAAEKSKIELSSSQQTDVNLPYITADQKGPKHLNIKITRAKLESLVSELIEKTILPCKQALQDAGLSVTQIDDVILVGGQTRMPKVQEAVKNFFGKEPRKDVNPDEAVAVGAAIQGGVLGGQVKDVLLLDVTPLSLGIETMGGVMTKLIERNTTIPTKAAQVFSTAEDRQTAVTVHVLQGERERAMNNKSLGRFDLSDIPPAPRGVPQIEVSFDIDANGILHVSAKDKATGKQQSIQIKASSGLNDTEIERMVRDAEAHKEEDRKFHELVQTRNQADNLIHATTKSLTDLGDQVQADEKKQIEEAIEALKQVLKDENKDEIEAKIAALGAVSDKLAERVYAQQAAAGQAQAGHAAQGEAQPKAKEGVVDAEFEEVKDDKRA from the coding sequence ATGGCGAAGATTATCGGGATCGACCTGGGAACCACCAACTCCTGTGTCGCAATCATGGAAGGCGGCAAGCCCCGGGTCATTGAAAACGCGGAAGGTGATCGTACTACGCCCTCGATCGTGGCCTACGCCGATGACGGTGAGGTGCTGGTTGGACAATCGGCCAAGCGCCAGGCCGTCACCAATCCTAAAAACACCTTATACGCGATTAAGCGTCTGATTGGCCGCCGCTTCACCGACGCTGAAGTGCAGAAGGACATCAAGATGGTGCCTTACGCTATCGTCAAGGCCGACAACGGCGATGCCTGGGTGGATGTAAACGGCCGCAAGATGGCGCCGCCGGAAATTTCTGCCCGTGTGCTGATGAAAATGAAAAAGACCGCTGAGGATTATCTCGGTGAGCCGGTGACCGAGGCAGTCATCACCGTGCCTGCCTATTTCAATGATTCACAGCGTCAAGCGACCAAAGATGCCGGCCGCATTGCCGGTCTGGAAGTGAAGCGTATTATCAATGAACCCACCGCTGCCGCGCTGGCATTTGGTATGGACAAGAGCGGTGGCGATCGCAAGATTGCTGTTTATGACTTGGGTGGTGGTACTTTTGATATTTCGATCATCGAAATCGCCGATGTGGGAGGCGAACAACAGTTCGAAGTATTGTCCACCAACGGTGACACTTTCCTCGGCGGCGAAGATTTCGACATGCGCCTGATCGATTATCTGGCGGATGAATTCAAGAAAGAGCAGGGCATCGATCTGCGCGGCGATCCGCTGGCGATGCAGCGTCTGAAAGAAGCAGCGGAAAAGTCCAAGATCGAATTGTCATCCAGTCAGCAGACGGATGTGAATCTGCCATATATCACGGCCGATCAGAAAGGTCCGAAGCATTTGAATATCAAGATCACCCGCGCCAAGCTGGAATCGCTGGTGTCTGAGTTGATTGAGAAAACGATTTTACCCTGCAAGCAGGCGTTGCAAGATGCCGGTTTGTCGGTGACCCAGATCGACGACGTGATTCTGGTCGGTGGTCAAACCCGCATGCCGAAGGTGCAGGAGGCAGTGAAGAACTTCTTCGGTAAAGAACCGCGCAAGGATGTGAATCCTGATGAAGCCGTCGCTGTCGGTGCGGCAATTCAAGGCGGTGTCTTGGGCGGTCAGGTCAAAGACGTGTTGTTGCTTGACGTCACGCCGCTGTCGCTGGGGATTGAAACCATGGGCGGTGTCATGACCAAGCTCATTGAGCGCAATACCACGATCCCGACCAAGGCCGCGCAGGTGTTTTCGACGGCTGAAGATCGGCAGACGGCAGTCACCGTGCATGTATTGCAGGGCGAACGTGAGCGTGCAATGAATAACAAATCGCTGGGTCGTTTCGATCTGAGCGATATTCCGCCCGCGCCGCGCGGTGTACCGCAGATTGAAGTCAGTTTTGACATCGATGCCAACGGTATCTTGCACGTCTCGGCCAAAGACAAAGCCACCGGCAAGCAGCAGTCGATCCAGATCAAGGCCTCTTCCGGTCTGAACGATACCGAGATCGAACGCATGGTGCGTGATGCCGAGGCGCACAAGGAAGAAGATCGCAAGTTCCATGAATTGGTGCAGACCCGCAATCAGGCCGACAACCTGATTCATGCGACCACCAAATCGTTGACCGATTTGGGCGATCAGGTGCAGGCAGATGAAAAGAAGCAGATCGAAGAGGCTATCGAGGCGCTCAAGCAAGTGCTGAAGGACGAAAACAAGGACGAGATCGAAGCCAAGATCGCTGCTCTGGGTGCGGTTTCTGACAAGCTGGCTGAGCGCGTATATGCTCAACAAGCAGCTGCCGGTCAGGCGCAAGCCGGCCATGCTGCGCAAGGCGAAGCACAACCCAAGGCCAAAGAAGGCGTGGTTGATGCCGAGTTTGAAGAAGTGAAGGATGACAAGCGGGCTTAA
- the dnaJ gene encoding molecular chaperone DnaJ — protein MAKRDFYEILGVARNASEADIKKAYRRAAQKHHPDRNPDDKTAEEKFKEAKEAYEVLSDARKRAAYDQFGHAGIDPSAAAGGAGAGFGGGANFSDIFGDVFGDIFGGARNGGGGNRVFRGADLRYNLELSLEDAVRGTTVKVRVPTQVKCRACEGSGAKKGSSPVSCTTCGGRGQVRIQQGFFSLQQACPQCHGSGSIIKDPCATCHGEGRVHEQKTLSVKIPAGVDNGDRIRLSGEGEAGENGGPPGDLYVQIKVKPHPIFTREDADLHCEVPIGFTTAALGGELEVPTLVGRVSLKIPAETQTGQTFRLRGKGVKSVHSDMTGDMLCKVVVETPVSLNRRQKELLEEFQKAMSENDGKHSPRTRTWFDGVKKFFDEMKP, from the coding sequence ATGGCCAAACGAGATTTTTACGAAATTCTGGGTGTTGCACGTAATGCCAGTGAAGCCGACATTAAAAAGGCTTACCGGCGCGCGGCGCAAAAACATCATCCTGACCGTAATCCTGACGACAAAACGGCAGAAGAAAAATTCAAAGAGGCCAAGGAAGCTTACGAAGTGCTTTCCGATGCCCGCAAGCGCGCAGCCTATGATCAATTCGGTCATGCCGGTATCGATCCTTCTGCAGCGGCGGGTGGCGCAGGTGCTGGTTTCGGCGGCGGGGCCAACTTCAGTGACATCTTTGGCGATGTCTTCGGCGATATTTTTGGTGGTGCACGCAACGGCGGTGGCGGTAATCGCGTGTTTCGCGGCGCTGACCTGCGTTATAACCTGGAATTGAGTCTTGAAGATGCGGTGCGCGGCACAACTGTAAAGGTGCGTGTGCCGACGCAAGTCAAATGCCGCGCCTGTGAAGGCAGCGGTGCCAAGAAGGGAAGCAGTCCCGTTTCGTGTACCACGTGCGGCGGCCGTGGTCAGGTGCGGATTCAGCAGGGTTTCTTCTCGTTGCAGCAGGCTTGCCCGCAATGTCATGGTTCCGGGTCAATCATCAAGGACCCGTGTGCAACTTGTCATGGCGAAGGCCGGGTTCATGAGCAAAAAACACTGTCGGTGAAGATCCCGGCCGGGGTTGATAATGGCGATCGTATCCGCTTGAGTGGTGAAGGCGAAGCCGGTGAAAACGGTGGTCCGCCGGGCGATCTCTATGTTCAGATCAAGGTCAAACCACATCCAATCTTTACCCGTGAGGATGCCGATTTGCACTGTGAAGTACCTATTGGCTTCACTACTGCCGCTTTGGGTGGGGAATTGGAAGTGCCGACGCTGGTTGGGCGTGTGAGTCTAAAAATCCCGGCGGAGACGCAAACCGGGCAAACGTTCCGCTTACGCGGCAAAGGCGTGAAATCAGTGCACAGTGATATGACTGGCGATATGCTGTGCAAAGTCGTGGTCGAAACGCCGGTCAGTCTCAATCGCCGTCAGAAAGAATTGCTGGAAGAATTTCAGAAGGCGATGTCGGAAAACGATGGCAAACACAGCCCGCGCACCCGCACTTGGTTCGATGGTGTGAAAAAGTTTTTTGACGAAATGAAGCCTTGA
- the carB gene encoding carbamoyl-phosphate synthase large subunit codes for MPKRTDIESILIIGAGPIVIGQACEFDYSGAQACKALREEGYRIILVNSNPATIMTDPNMADATYIEPINWQTVAKIIDKERPDALLPTMGGQTALNCALDLAREGVLEKFGVELIGASRDAIDKAEDRDRFRKAMHKIGLSTPRSAIAHSLEEAVQVQAQIGFPTIIRPSFTMGGSGGGIAYNKEEFLEICERGLDLSPTKELLIEESVLGWKEYEMEVVRDRNDNCIIVCSIENLDPMGVHTGDSITVAPAQTLTDKEYQIMRNASLAVLREIGVETGGSNVQFAINPEDGRMIVIEMNPRVSRSSALASKATGFPIAKVAAKLAVGYTLDELKNEITGGATPASFEPSIDYVVTKVPRFTFEKFPQAKPVLGTQMKSVGEVMAIGSTFQESLQKALRGLETGVDGLDEKIVDGSAEEITAKLRQELRTPGPDRIWYVADAFRHGWTVEQVFESSWIDIWFLDQIEELIKLESEVRTQGKAALDKDRLRYLKRKGFADRRLAKLLGVKEQDVRQLRHSLNVRPVYKRVDSCAGEFSTATAYMYSTYADECEAAPSKREKIIVLGGGPNRIGQGIEFDYCCVHAALALREDGYETIMVNCNPETVSTDYDTSDRLYFEPLTLEDVLEIIQLEQPKGVIVQYGGQTPLKLARALEAAGAPIIGTTPDSIDLAEDRERFQKMLHKLGLLQPPNCTARNVEQALEAARELGFPLVVRPSYVLGGRAMEIVYSEEGLLNYVRNAVQVSNESPILLDRFLDDAIELDIDAICDGKDVVIGGVMEHIEQAGVHSGDSACSLPPYSISADLLDQVREQVKLMARELKVIGLMNTQLAIQGGKIYVIEVNPRASRTVPFVSKAIGRPLAKIAARCMAGQLLSAQGITEELVPKYFSVKESVFPFAKFPGVDPILGPEMKSTGEVMGIGRNFAEAFAKSQFAAGVTLPISGKAFVSVRDADKPKIAAVVRDLVELGFEILTTGGTGQVLDAAGIACQRVYKFGEGRPNIVDMIKNDEINFIVNTTEGRQAIADSYTIRREALQRKVAYSTTVAGARATCMAMKQKVEYGVNRLQDLHKELSA; via the coding sequence ATGCCAAAACGTACAGACATCGAAAGTATCCTGATTATCGGCGCCGGCCCGATCGTGATTGGCCAGGCCTGTGAATTCGATTATTCCGGCGCTCAAGCGTGTAAAGCGCTGCGTGAAGAGGGTTATCGCATTATCCTGGTGAACTCCAATCCGGCCACCATCATGACCGATCCGAACATGGCCGATGCGACGTACATCGAGCCGATCAACTGGCAGACGGTCGCCAAGATCATCGACAAAGAACGCCCCGATGCACTGCTGCCCACCATGGGCGGGCAGACGGCGTTGAACTGCGCTCTGGATCTGGCGCGTGAAGGCGTGCTGGAGAAATTCGGCGTTGAACTGATTGGCGCCAGCCGCGACGCGATTGATAAGGCCGAAGACCGTGATCGTTTCCGCAAGGCAATGCATAAAATAGGCTTGAGCACGCCGCGTTCGGCGATTGCGCATAGTCTGGAAGAGGCCGTGCAAGTGCAGGCTCAGATCGGTTTCCCGACCATCATCCGTCCTTCGTTTACCATGGGTGGCAGCGGCGGCGGGATTGCCTACAACAAAGAAGAATTTCTTGAGATTTGCGAGCGTGGTCTTGATCTATCGCCGACCAAAGAGTTGTTGATCGAAGAATCCGTGCTCGGTTGGAAAGAATATGAGATGGAAGTCGTGCGTGACCGCAACGACAACTGCATCATCGTCTGTTCCATCGAGAATCTCGATCCCATGGGCGTGCACACCGGCGACTCGATCACTGTTGCGCCCGCACAGACGCTCACCGACAAGGAATATCAGATCATGCGTAACGCCTCGCTGGCGGTGTTGCGTGAAATTGGTGTTGAAACCGGTGGTTCCAATGTGCAGTTCGCCATCAATCCCGAAGATGGCCGCATGATCGTGATTGAAATGAATCCGCGTGTGTCGCGTTCATCGGCGCTGGCCTCCAAAGCCACTGGTTTCCCAATCGCCAAAGTCGCTGCCAAGCTGGCAGTGGGCTACACGCTGGACGAACTGAAGAACGAAATCACGGGCGGTGCGACACCGGCATCGTTCGAGCCAAGTATCGATTATGTCGTCACCAAGGTGCCGCGTTTTACCTTTGAAAAATTCCCGCAGGCCAAACCGGTACTCGGCACGCAGATGAAATCGGTGGGTGAGGTGATGGCCATCGGCAGCACCTTCCAGGAATCGCTGCAAAAGGCATTGCGCGGTCTGGAAACGGGCGTTGATGGTCTGGATGAAAAAATCGTTGATGGCAGCGCAGAAGAAATTACTGCCAAGTTGCGCCAGGAATTACGCACGCCAGGTCCGGATCGGATTTGGTATGTCGCTGATGCCTTCCGCCATGGTTGGACAGTTGAGCAGGTGTTCGAGAGCAGCTGGATCGATATCTGGTTCCTGGATCAGATCGAAGAATTGATCAAGCTTGAATCTGAAGTTCGCACCCAGGGTAAGGCGGCGCTGGATAAGGATCGGTTGCGTTATCTGAAGCGCAAAGGATTCGCTGATCGTCGGCTGGCGAAGTTGCTGGGCGTGAAAGAGCAGGACGTTCGCCAACTGCGCCATTCATTGAATGTGCGCCCCGTATACAAGCGTGTTGATTCTTGTGCCGGTGAATTTTCAACCGCGACTGCGTATATGTATTCCACGTATGCCGATGAGTGTGAAGCGGCGCCGAGCAAGCGTGAGAAGATCATCGTCCTCGGTGGCGGCCCCAACCGTATCGGCCAAGGGATTGAATTCGATTATTGTTGCGTGCATGCCGCGCTGGCGCTGCGTGAGGATGGTTATGAAACCATCATGGTTAACTGTAATCCGGAAACCGTATCCACCGATTACGACACCTCCGATCGTCTTTATTTCGAGCCGTTGACCTTGGAAGATGTGCTCGAAATCATTCAGCTTGAACAGCCGAAGGGTGTGATCGTGCAATATGGCGGTCAGACGCCGCTCAAGTTGGCGCGTGCCCTGGAAGCCGCAGGTGCCCCGATCATCGGTACGACACCAGATTCCATCGATTTGGCTGAAGACCGCGAACGTTTCCAAAAAATGCTGCATAAGCTTGGTTTGTTGCAACCACCGAATTGTACTGCTCGTAATGTTGAGCAAGCGCTAGAGGCCGCGCGTGAACTTGGATTCCCACTGGTGGTGCGCCCGTCTTACGTTCTGGGTGGCCGGGCGATGGAAATCGTCTACAGTGAGGAAGGTCTGCTCAATTACGTGCGTAATGCGGTGCAGGTTTCCAATGAATCACCGATACTGCTGGATCGTTTTCTGGATGATGCCATCGAGCTTGATATTGATGCTATTTGTGACGGCAAAGATGTCGTGATCGGCGGCGTGATGGAGCATATCGAGCAGGCCGGCGTCCACTCCGGAGATTCGGCATGTTCACTGCCGCCGTACAGCATCTCTGCCGATCTTCTGGATCAGGTACGCGAGCAAGTGAAACTGATGGCTCGCGAATTGAAAGTTATCGGTTTGATGAACACACAGCTTGCAATTCAGGGCGGCAAGATCTATGTCATTGAAGTGAATCCGCGCGCCTCGCGTACCGTGCCGTTTGTGTCCAAGGCTATCGGCCGGCCGCTGGCCAAGATTGCAGCGCGCTGCATGGCGGGGCAGTTGCTCTCGGCGCAGGGTATTACTGAGGAACTGGTGCCGAAATATTTCAGCGTCAAGGAATCGGTATTCCCCTTTGCCAAATTCCCGGGCGTGGACCCGATTCTCGGTCCTGAGATGAAGTCGACCGGTGAGGTGATGGGGATCGGCCGCAATTTTGCCGAGGCCTTTGCTAAATCGCAATTCGCCGCCGGAGTGACATTGCCGATCAGTGGTAAGGCCTTTGTCAGTGTGCGTGATGCCGACAAGCCAAAAATCGCCGCTGTGGTGCGTGATCTGGTTGAGCTTGGCTTTGAGATATTGACCACGGGTGGTACCGGGCAGGTGCTGGATGCCGCCGGCATTGCTTGTCAGCGTGTATACAAGTTTGGTGAAGGACGGCCCAACATCGTTGACATGATCAAGAACGACGAAATCAATTTTATTGTGAATACCACGGAAGGACGTCAGGCGATTGCGGATTCCTACACCATTCGCCGCGAAGCATTGCAACGCAAGGTTGCGTATAGCACCACAGTAGCCGGTGCTCGGGCAACGTGTATGGCGATGAAGCAAAAAGTGGAATATGGCGTCAATCGTCTGCAAGATTTGCATAAGGAGTTATCAGCATGA
- the hrcA gene encoding heat-inducible transcriptional repressor HrcA: protein MGIELGERSQRLLRILIESYIREGQPVGSRTLARDSRLDVSPATVRNIMADLEDMGLIVSPHTSAGRMPTAKGYRLFVDSLLTVQPLSQNEVKRLQYQLGNIGDIDNLVSKASELLSEVTHMAGVVMVPSPAALSLTHIEFMSLSNRRVLAILVLNNAEVRNVIIDTQREHTKSELEQASNYLNAAFAGRGLAKVREKLLGEMRQTKTDMDSIMQAAIEMADKVFLADESPKADYVVAGQTNLMGFQDWSQVERLRHLFDAFNEKRDILYLLDGCLGTDGVKIFIGEESGYKILDECSVVTAPYEVEGQRVGVLGVIGPTRMAYERVIPIVDATAKLLGHALNRG, encoded by the coding sequence ATGGGTATTGAACTCGGTGAGCGTTCGCAACGTCTGCTCAGAATCTTGATCGAGAGTTATATTCGTGAAGGGCAGCCCGTAGGTTCCCGTACCCTGGCGCGCGATTCGCGGCTGGACGTCAGTCCGGCCACCGTGCGCAATATCATGGCTGACCTTGAAGACATGGGCTTGATCGTCTCGCCTCATACTTCGGCCGGTCGCATGCCTACCGCCAAAGGCTACCGCTTGTTTGTCGACAGCCTGCTGACGGTGCAGCCGCTGAGCCAGAATGAGGTCAAGCGTCTGCAATATCAGCTCGGCAACATCGGCGATATCGACAATCTGGTCAGCAAGGCCTCGGAGTTGTTGTCGGAAGTGACGCACATGGCGGGGGTGGTGATGGTGCCCAGCCCCGCGGCCTTGTCGCTGACCCACATTGAATTCATGTCGCTTTCCAATCGGCGGGTACTGGCGATTCTGGTGTTGAATAATGCCGAGGTGCGCAATGTCATCATTGATACCCAGCGCGAACATACCAAATCAGAGCTGGAACAGGCGAGTAATTATCTAAATGCTGCTTTTGCCGGGCGTGGTCTGGCCAAGGTGCGCGAAAAATTGCTGGGTGAGATGCGCCAAACCAAGACCGATATGGATAGCATCATGCAGGCCGCGATTGAGATGGCGGATAAAGTTTTTCTTGCCGATGAATCGCCCAAGGCCGATTACGTGGTGGCTGGACAGACCAATTTGATGGGATTCCAGGACTGGTCGCAGGTTGAACGCCTGCGGCACCTGTTTGACGCCTTTAATGAGAAGCGCGACATCCTTTATTTGCTGGATGGCTGTCTGGGTACCGATGGGGTCAAGATCTTTATCGGTGAGGAATCGGGGTACAAGATTCTGGATGAATGCAGCGTCGTGACGGCGCCCTACGAAGTGGAGGGGCAACGGGTCGGGGTGTTGGGCGTGATCGGCCCGACGCGAATGGCCTATGAGCGGGTGATCCCGATTGTGGACGCGACCGCGAAATTATTGGGTCATGCCTTGAATCGGGGTTAG
- the dapB gene encoding 4-hydroxy-tetrahydrodipicolinate reductase, with protein sequence MTRIAIAGAAGRMGRSLIAACHEYPGLKVTVATERDGSSVVGTDAGELAGIGRLGVTVTSDLVAAKGQFDVLIDFTAPQVTMAHIDLCRSAHKAIVIGTTGLNDEQKSRLTAAGKEMPIVFAPNMSVGVNLSLKLLDLAARVLGDEVDIEIVEAHHRHKVDAPSGTALRMGEVVAQALGRDLKQCAVYGREGHTGERDRKTIGFATVRAGDIVGEHTVMFVGMGERIEITHKASSRMTFANGAARAAAWLASQKAGVYDMQDVLGLKTTG encoded by the coding sequence ATGACCAGAATTGCAATTGCCGGTGCCGCTGGCCGCATGGGGCGGAGCCTGATCGCGGCCTGTCACGAATACCCCGGTCTTAAAGTAACCGTTGCCACCGAACGTGATGGCAGTAGTGTCGTCGGTACTGATGCTGGCGAGCTGGCCGGGATTGGTAGATTGGGGGTAACGGTGACCTCCGATCTGGTCGCGGCCAAAGGTCAATTTGACGTACTGATCGACTTCACCGCGCCACAAGTGACCATGGCGCATATAGACCTCTGCCGTTCGGCGCATAAGGCAATCGTCATCGGCACCACAGGGCTCAACGACGAACAAAAATCGCGGCTGACAGCGGCGGGCAAGGAAATGCCGATTGTCTTCGCGCCGAACATGAGCGTGGGCGTGAATCTAAGCCTGAAGTTACTCGATCTGGCGGCCCGCGTCCTCGGTGACGAGGTCGATATCGAAATCGTCGAAGCGCACCATCGCCACAAGGTCGATGCCCCCTCCGGCACCGCCTTGCGGATGGGTGAAGTCGTGGCCCAGGCCCTGGGGCGCGACCTCAAGCAATGTGCTGTTTATGGCCGCGAGGGCCATACTGGCGAACGTGATCGTAAGACCATCGGTTTCGCCACAGTGCGGGCGGGGGATATTGTGGGCGAGCATACGGTGATGTTCGTCGGCATGGGTGAGCGGATCGAAATTACCCATAAAGCCAGTAGCCGCATGACTTTTGCCAACGGCGCTGCCCGGGCAGCGGCCTGGCTGGCCAGTCAAAAAGCCGGGGTCTATGATATGCAGGATGTGCTGGGTCTTAAGACAACAGGGTAA
- a CDS encoding GxxExxY protein has protein sequence MRLTALSEQVIGCAFEVSNRLGAGFLEAVYENALCHELTYKGVPFVRQKPLEVRYRGKIVGNYVADIVVGNRLLLELKALSKLSPEHDAQVMNYLNASGLKVGLLLNFGTPKLGIRRIVWEYNECERI, from the coding sequence ATGCGGCTTACGGCGCTTTCAGAACAGGTTATAGGTTGTGCGTTTGAAGTGAGTAATAGGCTGGGTGCGGGATTTCTTGAGGCGGTTTACGAAAATGCCTTGTGCCATGAATTGACATATAAGGGTGTTCCCTTTGTACGGCAAAAGCCATTGGAAGTCAGATATCGCGGTAAGATAGTAGGCAATTACGTCGCCGATATTGTCGTTGGAAACAGATTATTGTTGGAGCTGAAGGCGCTTTCGAAATTGTCGCCTGAGCATGATGCCCAAGTGATGAACTATCTGAATGCATCTGGGTTGAAAGTGGGGCTGTTATTGAACTTTGGTACGCCAAAGCTGGGTATCCGCCGTATCGTATGGGAATACAATGAGTGTGAACGAATATGA